The Desulfuromonas versatilis genome has a segment encoding these proteins:
- a CDS encoding DUF3422 family protein: protein MSEYFCLPFSTHPLRDNLYDELHARPFQIISTPQQISHLALKAQPAELNEAFRLLCELCRRYSVNQPGPETVSFEQNFGEFTVRWERHMEFYSLTFLRPAGCGAEPFRHPVIEMIPQDWTAQLPGQAVAAFHIVVDDGELPMDHDALTRYFEGQRLIMSQPKEGKALLCTAFKLHSDGFGRFLIQNRGISDYQMGRLVQRIVELETYRLLAQLSLPLAKRISPELNAMDQQLAEMLAQIPHIETGEGNRDLLFRLSTLSARLESYRAETNTRFSATRAYHELVLTRLQNIQEEAVNGHMTVAEFMTRRLTPGLRTCQSVQGWMEDLSKRIERAGDMMRTRVNLTLQEQNKSLLAAMNRRGRLQFRLQETVEGLSVAAISYYLVGLLSYVLNGVPLEALHLDKKVVLATLVPFMLGSVWWLTQRIKHRLIKEPLGEE from the coding sequence ATGTCCGAATATTTCTGCCTCCCTTTCTCCACGCACCCGCTGCGGGACAATCTCTACGACGAACTGCACGCCCGCCCCTTCCAGATCATCAGCACGCCCCAGCAGATCTCCCACCTGGCGCTCAAGGCCCAGCCGGCCGAATTGAACGAGGCGTTTCGGCTGCTCTGCGAGTTGTGCCGGCGCTACAGCGTCAATCAGCCCGGCCCCGAGACGGTCTCCTTCGAGCAGAACTTCGGCGAATTCACGGTCCGCTGGGAGCGGCACATGGAATTCTACTCCCTGACCTTCCTGCGCCCGGCGGGATGCGGGGCCGAGCCGTTTCGCCACCCGGTGATCGAAATGATTCCCCAGGACTGGACCGCCCAGCTTCCGGGCCAGGCGGTGGCCGCCTTCCATATCGTCGTCGACGACGGGGAGCTGCCCATGGACCACGATGCGCTCACCCGCTACTTCGAAGGGCAGCGGCTGATCATGAGCCAACCCAAGGAAGGCAAGGCGCTGCTCTGCACCGCCTTCAAGCTGCACAGCGACGGCTTCGGGCGCTTTCTCATCCAGAACCGGGGGATCTCCGATTACCAGATGGGGCGGCTGGTCCAGCGCATCGTCGAGCTGGAGACCTACCGTCTGCTGGCCCAGCTCTCGCTGCCCCTGGCCAAGCGCATCTCGCCGGAACTCAACGCGATGGACCAGCAGCTGGCCGAGATGCTGGCGCAGATCCCACACATCGAAACCGGCGAAGGAAACCGCGACCTGCTGTTTCGCCTTTCGACCCTCTCGGCGCGGCTCGAATCCTACCGGGCCGAGACCAACACCCGTTTTTCGGCCACCCGGGCCTATCACGAACTGGTTCTGACGCGGCTGCAGAATATCCAGGAAGAGGCGGTGAACGGGCACATGACGGTGGCCGAATTCATGACCCGGCGCCTCACTCCCGGCCTGCGTACCTGCCAGTCGGTGCAGGGGTGGATGGAGGATCTTTCCAAGCGTATCGAACGGGCCGGCGACATGATGCGCACCCGCGTCAACCTGACCCTGCAGGAGCAGAATAAAAGCCTGCTGGCAGCCATGAACCGGCGCGGCAGGCTGCAGTTTCGCCTGCAGGAGACCGTCGAAGGACTCTCGGTTGCGGCCATCAGCTACTACCTGGTCGGCCTGCTGAGCTACGTGCTGAACGGGGTCCCCCTGGAAGCGCTGCACCTCGACAAGAAAGTGGTCCTGGCCACCCTGGTCCCCTTCATGCTCGGCTCGGTCTGGTGGCTGACTCAGCGGATCAAACACCGGCTTATTAAGGAGCCCCTCGGCGAGGAGTAA